The Rhodocytophaga rosea genome has a segment encoding these proteins:
- a CDS encoding BamA/TamA family outer membrane protein has protein sequence MVSFLEGAVFVDAGNVWIWKSQLNQPQGQFHWNRFYKEIAVGTGFGLRLDFSFLILRFDVGIKAYDPGKPAGQKFMLKNLSFNRPFGERQQTVLNVGIGYPF, from the coding sequence ATTGTTAGCTTCTTAGAAGGTGCTGTTTTTGTAGATGCTGGTAATGTATGGATATGGAAGTCACAGTTAAATCAACCACAAGGGCAGTTCCACTGGAACCGTTTCTATAAAGAAATTGCAGTGGGTACTGGCTTTGGTCTACGCCTTGATTTCTCCTTTCTTATCCTCCGCTTCGATGTAGGTATTAAAGCGTATGATCCCGGAAAGCCTGCGGGGCAAAAGTTTATGCTCAAAAATTTATCTTTCAACCGGCCTTTTGGAGAACGTCAGCAAACGGTGCTGAATGTAGGTATTGGGTATCCATTTTAG
- the miaB gene encoding tRNA (N6-isopentenyl adenosine(37)-C2)-methylthiotransferase MiaB has protein sequence MERLFKDLEILTEADKEACEVMRVSEEGKKAHARKLYIESYGCQMNFADSEIVTSILQEQGFDTTADFAKADIILLNTCAIRDNAEQKVRNRLKHLTTVKKNKPETIIGVLGCMAERLKAKLLEEEKIVDMVVGPDAYRDLPSLIAEVDSGQKAVNVFLSREETYADITPIRLHTNGVTAFISIMRGCDNMCSFCVVPFTRGRERSRDYMSIVAEARDLFNRGYREVTLLGQNVDSYKWQAPSHEIEGIKNEVVTFAKLLEKIAQIHPDLRVRFSTSHPKDITDEVLHTMAAYDNICKYIHLPAQSGNTRVLELMNRTYSRDWYLNRVEVIRRILGQECGISTDMIAGFCTETETEHQDTLSLMEAVQYDFAYMFAYSERPNTPAAKKLKDDVAETVKKRRLSEIISLQQRLSLERNKQDLGKVHRVLIEGFSKKSEEYLFGRNTANKVVVFPKKQYQKGDYVDVLVTDCTAATLLGEGIEKISNIS, from the coding sequence ATGGAAAGACTCTTCAAAGACCTAGAAATATTAACCGAAGCCGATAAAGAAGCCTGCGAAGTGATGCGGGTTTCTGAAGAAGGGAAGAAAGCCCATGCCCGTAAATTATATATTGAGAGTTATGGCTGCCAGATGAACTTCGCCGATAGCGAAATTGTAACCTCTATTTTGCAGGAACAAGGCTTTGATACTACGGCCGACTTCGCAAAGGCAGATATTATCTTATTGAATACCTGTGCTATACGCGACAATGCCGAGCAAAAAGTACGAAACCGCCTTAAACACCTGACTACCGTTAAAAAAAATAAACCTGAAACGATTATTGGAGTATTAGGCTGTATGGCCGAGCGATTGAAAGCTAAATTACTTGAAGAAGAGAAGATTGTAGATATGGTAGTGGGACCGGATGCCTACCGGGATCTGCCTAGTTTGATTGCAGAAGTTGATAGTGGACAAAAAGCAGTAAATGTATTTTTATCCCGTGAAGAAACCTATGCTGATATTACTCCTATCCGTTTGCATACCAATGGCGTAACTGCTTTTATTTCTATCATGCGGGGTTGCGATAATATGTGCTCTTTTTGTGTAGTGCCATTTACCAGAGGCCGGGAGCGCAGCCGTGATTATATGTCTATTGTTGCCGAAGCCCGTGACTTATTCAACCGGGGTTACCGGGAGGTTACTTTACTCGGGCAAAATGTAGATTCATATAAATGGCAGGCTCCTTCTCATGAGATAGAGGGGATAAAAAATGAGGTAGTTACTTTTGCGAAACTTCTTGAAAAAATAGCCCAGATACATCCCGACTTACGGGTTCGTTTTTCTACATCTCATCCCAAAGACATTACCGATGAGGTGCTGCATACAATGGCTGCTTACGACAATATTTGCAAATACATTCATTTACCTGCACAAAGTGGCAATACGAGGGTTCTGGAACTGATGAACCGCACTTATTCCAGAGACTGGTACCTGAACCGTGTCGAAGTTATTCGTCGTATTTTAGGGCAAGAATGTGGCATTTCTACCGATATGATCGCTGGTTTCTGCACAGAAACTGAAACAGAACACCAGGATACTTTATCGCTCATGGAAGCAGTTCAGTATGATTTTGCCTACATGTTTGCCTATTCAGAACGTCCCAATACCCCGGCAGCAAAAAAGCTCAAAGATGATGTTGCAGAGACAGTTAAGAAAAGAAGGCTGAGTGAAATTATCTCTTTGCAGCAAAGGCTTTCTCTGGAAAGAAATAAACAGGATTTAGGTAAAGTTCATAGAGTGTTGATCGAAGGATTTTCCAAAAAATCAGAAGAATACCTGTTTGGCCGCAACACTGCCAACAAAGTAGTTGTTTTCCCTAAAAAACAATATCAAAAGGGAGATTACGTCGATGTGCTTGTAACAGATTGCACAGCGGCAACGCTGTTGGGGGAAGGAATTGAAAAAATTAGCAATATCTCATAA
- a CDS encoding sigma-54 interaction domain-containing protein, whose translation MDSVDILSIKQRFGIIGNSPLLNHAIQVAAQVAGTDMTVLITGESGSGKESFSKIIHQLSKRKHGQFIAINCGAIPEGTIDSELFGHEKGSFTGAHEARKGYFEVTDGGTIFLDEIAEMPLGTQARLLRVLENGEFIRVGSSKIQKTDVRVVAATNVNLIQAVEKGKFREDLYYRLNTVPIYVPPLRERGNDILLLYRKFATDFSEKYRVKPVFLTDEASALMLQFRFPGNIRQLKNIVEQMSVLEMEREISRETLEKYLPMQQGSQTPALFRDHDIRENNFTERDILYKVLFDMKKDMNDLKKLVYELLQNEESYSNGDDVLKNHKDLFGSLAKDSTPEPVVNAHLLLEDGKNKNTIDLDKVEDITHETEDDSLSLEKKEKEMILKALRKNRNKRKYAAQDLGISERTLYRKIKQYEIE comes from the coding sequence TTGGATTCTGTAGATATATTAAGCATCAAACAAAGGTTTGGGATTATCGGTAATTCCCCCCTGCTCAATCACGCCATTCAGGTGGCGGCCCAGGTAGCTGGAACCGATATGACTGTTCTTATAACCGGTGAAAGCGGAAGCGGTAAAGAATCGTTTTCCAAAATTATCCACCAGCTCAGCAAACGTAAACACGGCCAGTTTATCGCCATTAACTGTGGGGCCATTCCCGAAGGAACTATCGATTCTGAATTGTTCGGGCATGAAAAAGGCTCATTTACTGGTGCCCATGAAGCCCGGAAAGGATATTTTGAAGTAACCGATGGCGGTACTATCTTTCTGGATGAGATAGCTGAAATGCCATTAGGAACACAAGCCAGGCTACTTCGGGTACTGGAAAATGGAGAATTCATCCGGGTGGGTTCTTCTAAAATCCAGAAAACAGATGTCCGGGTAGTAGCAGCTACCAACGTTAACCTCATACAGGCAGTGGAGAAAGGCAAGTTCAGGGAAGATCTGTATTACCGGTTAAATACAGTGCCTATCTACGTTCCACCTTTACGTGAAAGAGGCAACGATATCTTGCTGTTATACAGGAAATTCGCTACAGATTTTTCTGAAAAATACCGGGTAAAACCAGTATTTCTTACCGACGAAGCTTCAGCGCTGATGTTACAATTCCGTTTTCCCGGCAATATCCGGCAGCTCAAAAATATTGTAGAGCAAATGTCTGTACTGGAGATGGAAAGGGAAATTTCCAGAGAGACACTTGAAAAATATTTGCCCATGCAGCAGGGAAGTCAAACACCGGCTTTGTTCCGTGACCATGATATACGGGAGAATAATTTTACGGAACGGGATATTTTGTATAAGGTGCTGTTTGATATGAAAAAAGACATGAACGACCTTAAAAAGCTGGTATACGAACTGCTGCAAAACGAAGAATCTTATAGCAATGGTGATGATGTGCTTAAAAACCACAAAGATCTGTTTGGAAGTTTGGCGAAAGATTCTACACCCGAACCAGTAGTAAACGCACATTTGTTGCTGGAAGATGGAAAAAACAAAAATACCATAGATCTGGATAAGGTGGAAGACATTACCCATGAAACGGAAGACGATTCCTTGTCTTTAGAGAAAAAAGAGAAAGAAATGATTTTGAAAGCATTGCGTAAAAACCGGAACAAACGCAAATATGCGGCACAGGATTTGGGCATTTCCGAACGTACGCTTTACAGGAAAATTAAACAATATGAGATTGAATAG
- a CDS encoding LptE family protein, translating to MRLNRNHWNRFVSIPSFFLLFCILWFIPISGCGVYSFTGTTLSPDIQNISVANFLNDVGGGPANISQQFTERLKEYYQQNSTLKIASPDGNADLQLEGSIIGYDVTPIAPTQGQNGQLAALNRLTIRVQVKFVNTKNEEENFESPFSFYADFPQDRTLTQVENDLIVVIFDQIVFDIFNKSVANW from the coding sequence ATGAGATTGAATAGAAATCACTGGAACCGCTTTGTATCGATCCCTTCCTTCTTTCTGCTGTTTTGTATTCTATGGTTTATTCCTATATCCGGATGTGGCGTTTATTCATTTACCGGAACTACTCTAAGTCCAGATATACAAAATATTTCTGTAGCCAATTTTCTGAATGATGTGGGTGGAGGACCGGCCAATATAAGCCAGCAATTTACCGAGCGGTTAAAAGAATACTATCAGCAGAATTCTACGCTGAAAATTGCTTCTCCTGATGGCAATGCAGATTTACAACTGGAAGGTTCGATCATTGGCTATGATGTTACACCTATTGCACCCACACAAGGACAGAATGGACAATTAGCGGCCTTAAACAGATTGACTATTCGCGTGCAGGTAAAATTTGTCAACACAAAAAATGAAGAAGAAAATTTCGAATCGCCTTTCTCCTTTTATGCAGATTTTCCACAGGACCGAACACTTACTCAGGTAGAAAATGATCTGATCGTTGTTATTTTTGACCAGATTGTATTTGATATTTTTAACAAATCTGTTGCCAACTGGTAA
- a CDS encoding tetratricopeptide repeat protein, with translation MNKDTFLHLLQSTTLISTSDTIALEEVVQAHPYCHLAHYLVAKAHQQQENAQVSEKVKKAAVYAVNRNVLKKLLLVKFPEAASATISSVENTPQPIYPVSPEVIEKVAEPELTIELPQIPLLEQEPTPPTIQTEDNQSVVNNTAINPEETAKAEESTTINIRKIDKTHQSEIIDSFIKNEPRISSLNKGDKRLPESAQDLSEKSITLPSGIISENLAGIMIKQGKTDKAIDIYEKLILKYPKKRRTLQKK, from the coding sequence GTGAATAAGGATACTTTTCTGCACTTACTTCAATCCACAACCCTGATCTCTACTTCGGATACAATTGCTCTGGAAGAAGTGGTACAGGCACATCCTTATTGCCATCTTGCCCATTATCTGGTGGCTAAAGCACATCAGCAGCAGGAAAATGCCCAGGTCAGCGAAAAGGTAAAAAAAGCGGCCGTCTACGCAGTAAACCGGAATGTGCTGAAAAAACTATTGCTGGTAAAATTTCCCGAAGCTGCTTCTGCAACTATCTCTTCGGTAGAAAACACACCTCAGCCCATCTATCCGGTATCGCCTGAAGTGATAGAAAAGGTAGCTGAACCAGAATTAACCATTGAGCTACCTCAAATACCTTTACTTGAACAAGAACCTACACCGCCTACCATTCAGACTGAAGATAACCAGTCAGTAGTAAACAATACTGCCATTAATCCGGAAGAAACTGCCAAAGCTGAGGAATCCACGACCATAAACATCCGGAAAATTGATAAAACGCATCAAAGTGAAATTATTGATAGTTTTATAAAAAATGAGCCCAGAATATCTTCCCTGAATAAGGGCGATAAACGACTACCAGAATCAGCACAGGATTTGTCAGAAAAAAGCATTACCCTGCCTTCGGGAATTATTAGTGAAAACCTGGCAGGAATTATGATAAAACAGGGCAAAACCGACAAAGCAATTGATATTTATGAGAAATTAATTTTGAAATATCCCAAAAAAAGGCGTACTTTGCAGAAAAAATAG
- the secG gene encoding preprotein translocase subunit SecG: protein MYIIVGLIIFVCVLLILAVLAQNSKGGGLSSQFAGAGTSQLMGVKRTSDLLEQITWGLAIALIVLTLSTSFLLDMSSEGGGINSVNVERAQGKATAPQGVVPPAGNNNATTPAATPAPADSIK from the coding sequence ATGTATATTATTGTTGGCTTGATCATTTTTGTTTGTGTTTTATTGATTCTGGCTGTGTTAGCCCAGAACTCTAAAGGTGGCGGTTTATCCAGCCAGTTTGCTGGTGCAGGTACCAGCCAGTTAATGGGCGTAAAACGTACCAGTGACTTACTGGAGCAGATCACCTGGGGTTTAGCCATTGCTTTGATTGTGCTTACGCTCTCTACCAGCTTCCTGCTGGATATGAGCAGTGAAGGTGGTGGCATCAATAGTGTAAACGTAGAACGTGCACAGGGAAAAGCCACAGCACCTCAGGGAGTAGTTCCGCCGGCTGGCAACAACAATGCCACTACGCCTGCTGCTACCCCCGCTCCTGCTGACAGCATTAAATAA
- a CDS encoding co-chaperone GroES — MANVNIKPLADRVLVEPAAAEEKTAFGIIIPDTAKEKPQRGQIVAVGNGKKDEPLTVKVGDNVLYGKYSGTEITVEGKEYLIMRESDIFAVL, encoded by the coding sequence ATGGCTAACGTAAACATTAAACCTTTAGCAGATAGAGTTCTGGTAGAACCTGCTGCCGCTGAAGAAAAAACAGCTTTTGGTATCATCATCCCTGACACCGCTAAAGAAAAACCTCAAAGAGGACAGATCGTAGCCGTGGGCAACGGTAAAAAAGACGAACCTCTTACTGTAAAAGTAGGCGACAATGTGTTGTATGGTAAATATTCCGGTACTGAGATCACTGTTGAGGGCAAAGAATACCTGATTATGAGAGAATCTGACATTTTTGCTGTTCTCTAG
- the groL gene encoding chaperonin GroEL (60 kDa chaperone family; promotes refolding of misfolded polypeptides especially under stressful conditions; forms two stacked rings of heptamers to form a barrel-shaped 14mer; ends can be capped by GroES; misfolded proteins enter the barrel where they are refolded when GroES binds), whose amino-acid sequence MAKKLFFNTDAREKLKKGVDTLADAVKVTLGPKGRNVILDKKFGAPTITKDGVTVAKDIEIKEPIENMGAQLVKEVASKTADTAGDGTTTATVLAQAIFSAGIKNVAAGANPMDLKRGIDKAVTAVVKSLQNQSRPINSSNEIAQVATISANNDTEIGKMIANAMDKVGKDGVITVEEARGTETEVKTVEGMQFDRGYLSPYFVTNTEKMEVELDRPYVLISEKKVSSMKELMPVLEASAQTGRPLLIIAEDVDGEALATLVVNKIRGVLKVAAVKAPGFGDRRKAMLEDIAILTGGTVVAEERGFKLENATLDYLGTAEKITIDKDNTTIINGSGKKEDIQARVSQIKSQIENTTSDYDKEKLQERLAKLSGGVAILYIGAATEVEMKEKKDRVDDALHATRAAVQEGVVAGGGVAFLRAIDSLKGIDTYNEDEATGVNIIRIALESPLRTIVYNAGGEGSVVVNKVKEGKDDFGYNARDDKYENMFAAGVIDPTKVTRLALENAASIAALLLTTECVVADEPEEHAPAGPPMGGGGMGGMM is encoded by the coding sequence ATGGCTAAAAAATTGTTTTTTAACACAGATGCAAGAGAAAAGCTGAAAAAAGGCGTAGATACTCTTGCTGACGCAGTAAAAGTGACCTTAGGTCCTAAAGGCAGAAACGTAATCTTAGACAAAAAATTTGGTGCCCCTACGATCACAAAAGACGGTGTTACAGTAGCCAAAGACATTGAAATCAAAGAACCCATCGAAAACATGGGTGCTCAACTGGTAAAAGAAGTAGCTTCTAAAACCGCAGATACTGCCGGTGACGGAACTACTACTGCTACCGTACTGGCCCAGGCTATCTTCTCTGCCGGTATTAAAAACGTAGCCGCTGGTGCCAATCCAATGGATCTGAAACGCGGTATTGACAAAGCAGTTACTGCTGTTGTAAAAAGCCTGCAAAACCAATCCAGACCCATCAATAGCTCTAACGAAATTGCACAGGTTGCTACCATTTCTGCCAACAACGATACTGAAATTGGTAAAATGATCGCCAATGCCATGGACAAAGTGGGTAAAGATGGTGTAATTACGGTTGAAGAAGCCCGTGGTACTGAAACTGAAGTAAAAACAGTAGAAGGTATGCAATTCGACAGAGGCTATCTTTCTCCATACTTTGTAACCAATACAGAGAAAATGGAAGTAGAACTGGACCGTCCTTATGTACTTATCTCTGAGAAGAAAGTTTCTTCGATGAAAGAACTGATGCCAGTACTGGAAGCTTCTGCTCAAACCGGCCGTCCTTTATTGATCATTGCGGAAGATGTAGACGGAGAAGCTTTAGCTACCCTGGTGGTGAACAAAATCCGTGGTGTACTGAAAGTGGCTGCTGTAAAAGCGCCTGGTTTCGGCGACCGTAGAAAAGCCATGCTGGAAGATATTGCTATCCTGACCGGTGGTACTGTTGTAGCGGAAGAAAGAGGTTTCAAACTGGAAAATGCTACGTTAGATTACCTGGGAACTGCTGAAAAAATCACGATCGACAAAGATAATACAACTATTATCAACGGTAGTGGTAAAAAAGAAGACATCCAGGCGCGTGTAAGTCAGATCAAATCTCAGATCGAGAATACTACTTCTGACTATGACAAAGAAAAACTACAAGAGCGTCTGGCTAAACTATCTGGCGGTGTAGCTATCCTGTATATTGGTGCAGCTACTGAAGTAGAAATGAAAGAGAAGAAAGACCGCGTAGATGATGCCCTGCATGCAACCAGAGCTGCTGTACAAGAAGGTGTAGTAGCCGGTGGTGGTGTAGCCTTCCTGAGAGCGATCGATTCTCTGAAAGGGATAGATACTTATAATGAAGACGAAGCTACTGGTGTAAATATTATCCGGATTGCCCTGGAATCTCCATTGAGAACTATCGTTTACAATGCCGGTGGTGAAGGTTCAGTAGTAGTAAATAAAGTAAAAGAAGGCAAAGACGATTTTGGTTACAATGCCCGTGACGACAAATATGAAAATATGTTTGCTGCCGGTGTAATTGACCCGACTAAAGTTACCCGTCTGGCCCTTGAGAACGCTGCTTCTATTGCTGCGCTGTTGTTAACGACTGAGTGTGTAGTTGCTGACGAACCTGAAGAACATGCTCCTGCTGGTCCTCCTATGGGCGGTGGCGGTATGGGTGGCATGATGTAA
- a CDS encoding NAD(P)-dependent alcohol dehydrogenase, whose translation MKAAIHTRYGPPEVVQVQEVEKPVPSAREVLIQVYATTVNRTDCGFRSAEYFISRFFSGLFKPKFHILGNEFAGVIESVGKEVTLFKPGYKVFGYNDTTFGAHAQYMVIPENGAIATIPEGLAYQQAAPILEGAHYALRDIQAAHIQAGQQVLVNGATGAIGSAAVQLIKHIDAEVTAVCATPHLALVESLGADQVMDYTREDFTRLNKKFDVVFDAVGKSTFGKCKPLLKEKGIYMSTELGPGSQNPFLALITPFTGGKKVLFPLPTIHKEDVLFLKKLVETKQYTPLIDRTYSLDQIVEAYQYVETRQKIGNVVINVNH comes from the coding sequence ATGAAAGCAGCTATTCACACAAGGTATGGGCCGCCAGAAGTAGTTCAGGTACAGGAAGTAGAAAAACCGGTACCTTCGGCAAGGGAGGTATTAATACAAGTATATGCCACCACCGTTAACCGTACCGACTGCGGCTTCCGGAGCGCCGAGTATTTTATTTCCAGGTTTTTCAGCGGATTGTTCAAACCTAAGTTCCATATCCTGGGCAATGAGTTTGCCGGGGTCATTGAGTCTGTTGGCAAGGAGGTCACGCTATTTAAGCCTGGGTATAAAGTATTTGGCTACAACGATACTACTTTTGGAGCCCATGCCCAGTATATGGTAATACCTGAAAACGGAGCCATCGCTACGATTCCCGAAGGGTTAGCTTACCAGCAAGCAGCCCCTATTCTGGAAGGTGCTCATTATGCCCTGCGCGATATCCAGGCAGCCCATATACAAGCCGGGCAACAAGTACTGGTAAATGGAGCAACCGGGGCTATTGGTTCGGCAGCCGTACAACTCATTAAACACATAGATGCCGAGGTTACAGCCGTTTGTGCTACGCCACATCTAGCATTGGTAGAATCCCTGGGTGCAGATCAGGTAATGGATTATACCAGGGAAGATTTCACCAGATTGAATAAAAAGTTTGATGTGGTATTTGATGCCGTGGGTAAAAGCACGTTCGGAAAGTGCAAACCTTTACTGAAAGAGAAAGGAATCTACATGTCCACCGAATTAGGTCCTGGTTCTCAGAATCCGTTTCTTGCGTTAATCACACCCTTTACCGGAGGGAAAAAGGTATTATTTCCTTTGCCTACCATCCACAAAGAGGATGTCCTGTTTCTGAAGAAACTGGTAGAAACAAAACAGTATACACCACTTATCGACCGCACCTATTCTTTAGACCAGATTGTGGAAGCGTATCAATATGTGGAAACCCGGCAGAAAATTGGGAATGTGGTAATTAACGTGAACCACTAA
- a CDS encoding DUF885 domain-containing protein encodes MKSLLIISLFAILLMSCSTSTQTDQKTQTAVAGKNDALAKLFENYYEERLQLFPLEATQQGDNRYNDLLPVDISKEFIEKTRQFYQDNLTNIQAIDRESLSEEDKIAYDTFKREMEVQLEGFAFHPEYIPFQQFWGLPLTFGQLGSGESIQPFKTVKDYEDWLKRMSAFTIWGDSAIVNFRKGIEAGVVLPKSLVEKMIPQMNDLLVKDANQSLFYSPINKFPADFSEADKTRLTVAYKKAILEEIVPTYQKLGNFLQKEYLAKARTSSGINELPQGKEMYAYQVKVWTTTDKTPDEIYETGKQEVARIRSEMEKVKEQVGFKGTLNDFFAHLKKDKQFYPYSKSGEVLADFNAILAKIEPNLKKMFNKTPQTKFEVRQTEKFREASASAEYNPGAPDGSRPGIFYVPIPNANEFNKTSGMESLFLHEAIPGHHYQISLQQENENLYEFQRFSWYGAYGEGWALYCESLGKELGLYTDPYQYMGALGDEMHRAIRLVVDVGLHTKGMSREEAIKYMMDNEPISEQGATAEIERYMAIPGQALSYKIGALKIRELREKYEKQLGNKFNLSEFHDEFLKDGGMPLDVLETKMDAWAAKQANKQI; translated from the coding sequence ATGAAATCATTATTGATCATTAGTTTGTTTGCCATCTTACTCATGTCCTGTTCTACATCTACCCAAACTGATCAAAAAACCCAGACGGCAGTTGCCGGAAAGAATGATGCCTTAGCGAAACTGTTTGAAAACTATTATGAGGAACGCCTGCAGTTATTTCCTCTGGAAGCTACCCAGCAAGGAGATAACCGCTACAACGACCTGCTTCCTGTGGACATTAGCAAGGAATTCATTGAGAAAACCAGGCAGTTTTACCAGGACAATCTTACCAACATACAAGCAATCGACCGGGAAAGCTTGTCGGAAGAAGATAAAATTGCCTATGATACTTTCAAACGGGAAATGGAAGTACAACTGGAAGGCTTTGCCTTTCATCCGGAATATATTCCCTTTCAGCAGTTCTGGGGTTTACCTCTCACCTTCGGACAGTTAGGCAGCGGCGAAAGCATCCAGCCATTTAAAACCGTGAAAGATTACGAGGATTGGTTAAAGCGGATGTCTGCCTTTACCATATGGGGTGATTCTGCGATTGTCAATTTCCGGAAGGGAATCGAAGCAGGTGTCGTATTGCCAAAAAGTCTGGTGGAAAAAATGATTCCGCAAATGAACGACCTGCTGGTAAAAGACGCTAATCAAAGTTTATTCTACAGCCCGATCAATAAGTTTCCGGCAGATTTTAGTGAGGCGGATAAAACCAGGTTGACCGTAGCCTACAAAAAGGCAATTCTGGAAGAAATTGTGCCTACCTATCAGAAACTGGGCAATTTCCTGCAAAAAGAATATCTGGCCAAAGCCCGTACAAGCTCAGGGATTAATGAACTGCCTCAGGGTAAAGAAATGTATGCTTATCAGGTGAAAGTATGGACGACTACGGATAAAACGCCGGATGAAATCTATGAGACAGGCAAACAGGAAGTAGCCAGAATCCGCAGTGAGATGGAGAAGGTAAAAGAACAGGTTGGGTTTAAAGGTACACTTAATGATTTTTTTGCCCACCTGAAGAAAGACAAACAATTTTATCCGTATTCCAAATCTGGAGAGGTGCTGGCTGATTTTAATGCGATTCTGGCTAAGATCGAACCTAATCTGAAGAAGATGTTCAATAAAACGCCTCAAACTAAATTCGAGGTTCGCCAGACAGAGAAGTTCAGGGAAGCATCTGCCAGTGCTGAATATAATCCTGGTGCACCAGACGGCAGCCGTCCGGGTATTTTCTATGTGCCTATTCCCAATGCGAATGAGTTTAATAAAACTTCCGGGATGGAGTCTTTATTCTTGCATGAAGCCATTCCCGGCCATCATTACCAGATTTCTTTGCAACAGGAAAATGAAAATTTATATGAGTTCCAGCGCTTTAGCTGGTATGGCGCCTATGGCGAAGGATGGGCTTTATATTGCGAATCGCTGGGTAAAGAACTCGGCTTATACACCGACCCTTACCAATACATGGGGGCTCTCGGCGATGAAATGCACCGGGCTATCCGGCTGGTAGTGGATGTTGGTTTGCACACCAAAGGCATGAGCCGGGAAGAAGCCATCAAATATATGATGGACAACGAACCTATCTCTGAACAAGGTGCAACCGCTGAGATTGAGCGTTATATGGCTATTCCAGGACAGGCTTTGTCCTATAAAATTGGAGCCTTGAAAATCCGGGAGTTGCGGGAGAAGTATGAAAAACAGCTGGGCAATAAATTCAACTTGAGTGAATTTCATGATGAGTTTTTGAAAGATGGAGGGATGCCACTGGATGTATTGGAAACCAAAATGGATGCCTGGGCAGCCAAACAAGCTAACAAACAAATATAG
- a CDS encoding thioredoxin family protein: MPVQKITDAEFENQVSNNPKVVVKYYADWCGSCKLFAPKFNRLSSDARFSDVVFLDINAENSPQARKKAGVTNLPYFAVFKDGQLVESVATSKEDAVVELISKLN, from the coding sequence ATGCCAGTACAAAAAATAACAGATGCCGAATTTGAGAATCAGGTAAGCAATAATCCCAAAGTTGTAGTAAAATATTATGCAGACTGGTGCGGAAGTTGCAAGTTATTTGCCCCTAAGTTCAACCGTTTATCTTCAGATGCCAGATTTTCAGATGTGGTGTTTCTGGATATAAATGCGGAGAATAGTCCACAGGCACGTAAAAAAGCAGGTGTTACAAATCTACCCTATTTTGCCGTTTTTAAAGATGGACAATTGGTAGAATCAGTAGCAACGAGTAAAGAAGATGCAGTGGTTGAATTAATCAGTAAATTGAATTAG
- a CDS encoding DUF6952 family protein, with product MKIPVIKKLVETQPLEQLRAAELAIINEQPLQIEIEGNDEGEQLTHAIAAIWILERMNDSNVDFKTALREYTQKVRESIN from the coding sequence ATGAAGATACCAGTAATTAAGAAATTAGTAGAAACCCAACCATTGGAACAATTACGGGCGGCTGAGCTGGCGATCATTAATGAACAGCCTCTCCAGATTGAGATCGAAGGAAATGATGAAGGCGAACAGTTAACACATGCCATTGCAGCCATCTGGATTCTGGAGCGCATGAACGACTCCAATGTAGATTTTAAAACAGCTTTAAGAGAGTACACCCAAAAAGTAAGAGAATCAATAAATTAA